The Thalassolituus oleivorans MIL-1 genome includes the window ATACGACACTAAAATATGAATCGTATCAGCCACTGCGATCGTCATAATCGCGGTTGGCACAAAGCCCGTCGGCGGGGTGAGCGTATAGCTTAACCAACCAAATATCCCCATAGTTACGATTACCGACATGCCGATAACCGCCGTCACGAGTAGCATGCCGGTCACTGTGCGCAGTAATAACAACATGATGGCGAGCATGATGACGTAGGAAATAACTAGTAGTGATTCAATATCTTGTTTAATTGCTTCGCCCATTGTCACGTTGGAGGTAACTGACCCTGCCACTTCAATAGAAAAATCTGGATATTGCTGTCGCAACGAATTGGCTAATGCGCGAGCTGCTTTAACGGTTTCTAACGATGCCGCGGCACTGTTATTTTCGGGTAAAAATAGTTGCACGTTTATACCGGTTGTCCGTCCATCTTTGGATAATATTTTCGGTACAATATCGGGGTCATTCATCGCGCGTTGAGCGAGTACTGAAAGATCCAGCGGTAATTCATCTAGGGTATAAAATTCTGCAATTAAGAGGTCGTCGCCATCGACTTGGGTGTATTGAAAATTTTGCAGTGAGTCAACACGCTGGGAGTAGGGGAGTTTCCAGCCCGCTGTGGTTAATGCTTCGATCAGCGCTAATGCGTCTTGCTGAAACAACGTCTGATCCGCTTGGCTGCTTGGAGTCGAGACTAAAAAGAATACGTTGTCTTGGCGTGAGAAGCGCTGCTCCATTTCTTCAAAGGCTTTTAACTGCGGATTTTCAGGACCGAAGTACATACGAAAGTCACTGGTGAATCCTAAACGTGGAATGCCAGCCAGACTGCTCAATATCACGATGGCAATGGCAACGATGACTAGCCAAGGATGGGCAATAACCCAATTTAAAAAACGCTCTCTCATTGCGTGTAACTCACATCAAAACGTCGGACTATGCTATGCGACTTCTTAGTATTCGCAAGGTCCGATTCGGCGAGGCTGTTGGCTCGTTGGGTGCCGTAATTTGATGACATCACCGTGGTAGGCGCGCAGGATCTACACCGCTATACTCTGAGCATCTATAAATAAGGTGGTTTTATGACGACGAAAACGATGCGTTGGGACAAGTTACTCTCATCAGCGCGCTTCGGTGAACAGCAAGGTACGTTGGCCATGGATCTTGGTCGTACGCCGTTTCACAAAGATTATGATCGTATTATTTTTTCGTCTGCTTTTCGTCGCCTTGATCGAAAGACCCAAGTACATCCGCTTTCTGAAAATGATCACGTACACAGCCGTCTAACCCACAGTTTAGAAGTCGCTTGCGTTGGTCGCTCTCTGGGGACGCGAGTTGGGCAAGCGTTGGGGAAAGTTTTACCTGATTTTGTTGATGCCAGCGACATTGGCGCATTAGTGCAGGCAGCTTGCTTGGCTCACGATATTGGCAATCCACCCTACGGCCACACTGGCGAGGACGCTATCCGCCATTGGTTTCTTGATCGAGACAATGCCCATTTTCTTGAAGGACTGAGTGAATTAGAGCAAGCGGATTTGCAGACCTTCGAGGGCAATGCTCAAGGTCTACGCATCGTAACCCAGGTGGAGTCGCATCGTTTTGACGGCGGCATGCGCCTAACTTACGGAACCTTGGGGGCATTCTTAAAGTACCCGTGGACAGTGGATTATGTTGTTCGTGGTGAGCGGAAGAAATTTGGTTGTTATCAAACCGAATTACCACTAATGCGCGAAGTAGCAAACGCCCTTGGTCTTATCCAAACCGGTGAAAATGCGTGGTGCCGCCATCCTCTCGTGTATTTGCTCGAAGCCGCTGATGATATTTGTTACGGCTTGATTGACCTTGAAGATGGAATAGAAATGGGCCTGTTAAATTATCAAGAGGTCGAAGATTTACTGCAGCCTTTGTTAGCGGAACAGTGGCATGAAGCCTTGCAAGAATTAGATAAAGCTGACAACACTCGCCGTCGCTTGCAAATGTTACGCGGGCAAGCAATGGAGGCCATGGTCAGTGCCGTGAGTTCGGCGTTTGTGCATCAGCACGACAATTTACTGGCCGGAGAGCTGAAGGGCGATATTATTGATTATTGCCCAGCCAATGTGCAGCAAGTGGTGCATGGTGCTAAAAAACTTGCACGTGAACGTATTTTTAATGACAGTCGCAAGCTTGCGGTTGAGGTTGGTTCTTATGCCACCTTATCGATTCTGTTGGATGCGTTTTTACGCGCGGTACGTGAATGCGTGCTGGATGGGCAAGCTACCTTTCGCAATAAACGTGTACTAGAGTTAATGGGACGTTCGGCGCCAAAGTCGGACTGGACTCTATACCAAGCTTACATGCGCGCATTGGATTTTATTGCTGGTATGACCGACAACTACGCGGCAGAGATTGCCCGCCAGTTTTCAGGATATCAGCCACCTAATCGCAACTAAGTGTTAGTCATATTATTTAACGTGCGCTGTCTTGCTGAATCTTGAGCTTAGGCAGATACTCCGCGGATAAATTTCGATGGGTTAGTTTCCCGAGAGTCGACAATTTTTGGAGCTAGGTTCGTGAGTGACGCATTTATTATTTTTGTTCTAATTCTACTGAGTGGTGTCTTTGCTATCTCAGAGATATCGCTGGCGGCAGCGCGTAAAATCAAGCTGCGTGTAATGGTCGAAGAGGGCAATGTACGTGCCGGAGAGGTGCTGGCGTTACAAGAGCAGCCGGGTGCTTTTTTCGCCATGATTCAAATCGCCTTGAACGCGATCGCGATTCTGGGTGGCATCGTCGGTGAGGCGACACTTACCCCTTATATGGTGCAGTTTGTTGGTATCTTCTACAGTGGCCCTTTACTCGACCAATTAGGATTCATTCTGTCGTTTACGGCGGTAACGTCACTTTTTATTCTGTTTGCTGATTTGCTGCCTAAGCGTGTTGGTATGACGATTCCTGAGACGGTGGCTATCCGTGTTATTCGTCCTATGCGTTTTATGATGTTGCTATTAAAACCCTTAGTGGCATTTTTTAATGGCTTGACCAATATTGTTCTGAAATTACTTAAACTGCCGTTGCAACGTGAGGATACCGTTACCACTGATGACATCGTGGCGATGATGGATGCGGGCGCTGAGCACGGTAGTTTGCAAGAACAGGAATACCATCTTTTAGGCAACGTGTTTGAGCTTGAAGGCCGCACTGTGCCAACGGCGATGACCACCCGCGAGCATCTAGTTTATTTTGACATTAGCGATAGTAGCGCAGAAATCAGCGCTAAAATTGTAGAGCATCCACACAATTGGTTTTTAGTATGCGATGGCTCGTTGGATAGAGTTGTCGGTGCCATTGAGTCGAAGGAAATTCTGCGTCAGGTATTAAAAGGTGAGGCAGCCTCGATCAGCAACGATTTTATTGAGCGTGATTTGCTGTTCTTGCCTGATACGCTAACGCTTGCAGAAGGATTAAACGCGTTTAAAACAACGGCGAAACCGTTTGCTGTCGTGCTTAATGAATATGCGTTAGTGGTTGGTATCCTAACGGTAAAAGATTTGATGAACAGTTTTATGGGTAATTTAGTTGTGCCATCCGGCGAGGATCAAATCATTCAGCGAGATTCAAATTCTTGGTTAGTGGATGGCAGTACACCAGTTGTTGATCTTGCCCGTGCGCTAGAACTTGATACTGATGTTTTTTTCGATAATAACCAATACGAAACCGTTGCTGGTTTTTTGATTTATCATCTTAAACGTATTCCAAAACGCGCTGATTTTATTGTCTTTATGGGAATTAAATTTGAAGCAGTCGATATTGATAATTTGCGAGTAGATCAGCTGTTAGTAACTCGTTTGGATCTCGTCAAACAAAGCGAATCAGGAAGTAAATCCTAGAGCAATCTACAAGGCTTAGTGAATTCAAAGCCTTGTTTTAGAGTTGTGATTACGCTCGGATATTGACGACATTCAATAAGTTTTTTGTTTCTGAGCTGTCATTAGGAGCCGGTAATGCCAGAACATGATGGTCATCGTGTTCTAGTAACTTCAAGCGTTTCTTCTCGATCTTACGTTGCCAACGTTTCTCTGCTTTTTTAACATGCTTGCTGAGCAATTTACTCAACTGCGGTACTAAACCGCTGGGCAAATCATGTCCCATGCCGTGAATAACTCGCATTTTCGATTTACGAATGCCCGCTGCCGTCGCTAACCCCATACGCACAGGGATGAGTGGATCATCGGAACCATGAATTACCAGCGTTGGCACTTTAATTTTACGCAATAAATGACTGCGATCACCGGCGGCAGTAATGGCGACTAACTGGCGCTTAAATCCGCTGGGTGTAGAGGTGCGCTCAAAGCTAGTTTCTGCCAGTTGCCGTAATTCTAGTTCGTCCATCGGGTAGGCTGGGCTGCCGATTAAGCGGTTCATGCGCATGGTATAGCGGATAGATGCTTCTCTATTGAAGGGAGTTGGGCGTCTTGCTAGTTGCAGCAATACCTGTAATTTTGGCCCTGGTAAGCTAGGGCTGGTGGCCGACGACATAATCGAAGTCAGACTGCGCACGCGCTTCTTTTGCTTTGCCGCAAGAATCTGAGCAATCATTCCCCCCATCGAAGCTCCGACGAGATGAGCGCTATCAATTTCTAAGGTATCCATCAAAGCGATTACATCGCGGCTCATGTCTTTTAAGGTATACGGTACTTGTGCTTTACGCTTGAACTGGGTCGTTAGCCACGTTTTTACTAAGCTTGGTGTGCCATGGTGATCTAGTGCCGTTGAATCTCCGGTGTCACGATTATCAAAGCGGATAACACGAAAACCTTTTTTGACTAGGGCATGACAAAGAGAATCAGGCCAAACGCGCATTTGAGCTCCTAGCCCCATAATCAAAATAATGCAGGGATCATCGTCGCTGCCAATGCTTTCGTAGGCCAGTTCAATGCCATCATCGGTTAGTATTCGGCTCATTTCTTGACTCTCATATACAGTGCTACGCTCGCGTTGCAGTCTGTCGGCGGTTAGAATGCAGTTCATTATAGAATGTCTGGAATAAGTGACGATTTATGGATATCGATTTTCCCCTGATTTTGATGATAGCAACTGCGACTACCGGTGCTGTTGCTTTAGTTGATTGGCTTTGGTTGCGGAAGCAGCGTGAAGCAAAGGCAGAGCGGTTGCAGCAAGAGGGGGCTAATGTCGATGATATTGACAGCGCAAAGGAAGAATCCTTCGTTGTTGAACAGTCAAAGTCCTTCTTCCCAGTGTTAGTCATCGTCTTCGTTCTACGTTCCTTTGTTGCTGAACCTTTCCAGATACCGTCTGGCTCGATGGAGCCTGGGCTAATTACTGGAGACTTTATTCTAGTGAGTAAGTTTCATTATGGGCTGCGGATGCCAGTATTTGGTAATACCTTAGTGCCTATTGGTGAACCTGAGCGCGGTGATGTGATGGTGTTTTTTCCACCTAATGATCCACGCTATTTTATCAAGCGGGTGATTGGCAAGCCTGGGGATCATATTGAGTATAAAAATCGTCGCTTAACGATTAATGGCGAAAGCGTACCGACCACTGAGCTGGGTGGTGAGCCGTCTTATCGACCGACTAAGTATTTAGGGGAAGAGGTACACCCTTCATCGACGGCCACAGTACAGTGGATTCTTGCCCGAGATACGCGCACTCAACAGCCTATTGTTTGGGCGGGTCCTGAAGGCGAGTGGGACGTACCTGAAGGGCATTACTTTATGATGGGCGATAACCGCGGCAATAGCGGTGATAGCCGCATGTGGGGATTTGTTCCTGAGAAGAATATTGTGGGCAAGGCAGTGGCGGTTTGGATGCACTGGGAAGGTTGGTCAGATTTGCCTTCGTTCGGGCGTAATCACATTATTCAGTAATACTTAAATAGGTGCCTTTGCCATGGTTGATTCAGTAACAAAGCCAAAACAAAAGGCACCTTGTACGTTTTGCCAACGCAGCCGTTGGTTAATGGTGGCGACTATTCTGGTCGTCATGATGTCGGTAATGTTCCTGAACCTAGGTGCATGACCTGTTCACTTCTTTATTTTTCCAGAAAAACTGTCAAAACGCGCCTCTGGCGCAAAATATTACAAATAGTTCAATTTGCTACTGGATATTTGTAATTAGGCGAATACAATGCCGATCATCCAAAGCCAACGGCATGCTTAAGTATGAATCTTACGAGACAACTAAAAGGCAAAACACTGGATCTTGTTGACCGCTTTTTACCGGTCAAACCTATCGTGCGCTCTGCCGATGAGCAATGTGTGCTTGATCGCGAATCCCGCCGTATGCATCTCTATTTTTGTCGTAGCTGTCCGTCTTCTATTGCAGTAAAACGCTACTGCGAACGTCTGGGTTTACGGGTTGTTGAAAAAGACGTCGAGCGTGTTAACGCATACCGTAACGAGTTGCTCAATGGTGGCGGTGAACCACGTGTGCCTTGTCTACGCATAGATGGCAACGAATGCAATGACTGGCTATATAATCCAGATACTATTTTGAAGTATTTGCAGCAGCGTTTTTCCTCGCAATAGATTTATTGATCTGATCGATCATTCTTGAACCCCGGGCAGGGTTGAGCGTCTTACGTTACTATCATCTTGTTTGTTTTTACATGCGATGTAACGAAAGCCACTTTTTGGATATGCCATGCCCCTGATAGATTCGAGCTATAGCCCGCCTTTTGGCTTCTCTAATGGTTTTGTTCAAACCATATTCCCTAATTTATTTCGCCGTCTACGTGATGATTTTTTCGTTCGTGAACGCATACCTACGCCGGATCAAGACTTTCTCGATTTAGACTGGAGCCGAATGGGTTCCGAGACACTTGTTATTGTTAGTCATGGCTTGACCGGCAGTTCGCGTGGCCATTATGTGCTCGGCACAGTGCTTGAAGCTAATCGTCATGGATGGGATGCACTTGCTTGGAATTATCGCGGCTGTAGCGGCGAAGTGAATACTCAGTTGCGTTTGTATCATAGTGGCGCAACGGATGACCTCGATGTTGTTGTCCAGCACGCATTGGCTCAAGGTTATACTCGTATTCATCTCGTGGGATTTTCTATGGGCGGAAATCTCAGTCTTTTGTATGCGGGTCGTTCAGCGAATTCGCTACCAAGCGAGATAGAGTCGGTGAGTGCGTTTTCTGTTCCTTGTGATTTAGAAGCGTGTGCATATGAATTGGCAAAGCCATCCAATCGAATTTTCATGTCGCGGTTTTTAAAGGAATTGGGTGAAAATCTAAAAGCCAAGGCATCGCAATATCCGACCCACGTTGATCTCAATGGCTTCGCTAAAATTCGCACATTTGCAGAATACGACGAGCGTTATACCGCGCCCATACACGGTTTTCGTAGTGCAGTGGATTACTGGAATAAGAGCAGTTGTCTTAGCTATTTAGCCGACATTCGTATTCCGGCTCTTATGGTTAATGCGCAAAATGATCCCTTTCTTCCTGAGCAATGCTACCCGCGTGCTATTGCTCGCAGCCATGCCAATTTTTACTTTGAAGAACCGACCAGTGGCGGACACGTTGGTTTTATTCAGCGCAATCCTGACCGTGTTTACTGGATGGAAGGACGAGCGATGGCTTTTATTCGAGAGCAGGGAGGTCACCTTCCAACCCCTGTTCGATTAGCAGAAGAAAGCGTTTAACCCGTTGGGAATTTGGCACTGTTACGGCTAAATAGTGCCAGTATTTAGAAGAATTGTAGGGACTTGTTACTCGGCCTTATCCCTTCGCAGACTTTTAGCTAGAGTTTAGGTAGACGTCTACCAGATTCTTATTCTCATGCCGATATTACGCCTCGTTATCTTAATGTTTTGCAGTATGTCGGCTTGGGCCAGCATGCCCACAGCTTTGCAGCAAACCACTATTGAGTTGGCTTCGGGCGACGTGTATTCGGTGTCGCTTATGGGAAGCAGAGATGACCCCTATTTGCGACTCGATGATGGCCGTTTGTTGGTCGAAGTGAATAGCACGCTCTTTTTAGCTAAGTTAGATCGCAGCGGTAAGGTTGTGGCACTACCAACCGAGTTTGGCCGCCTT containing:
- a CDS encoding deoxyguanosinetriphosphate triphosphohydrolase, with the protein product MTTKTMRWDKLLSSARFGEQQGTLAMDLGRTPFHKDYDRIIFSSAFRRLDRKTQVHPLSENDHVHSRLTHSLEVACVGRSLGTRVGQALGKVLPDFVDASDIGALVQAACLAHDIGNPPYGHTGEDAIRHWFLDRDNAHFLEGLSELEQADLQTFEGNAQGLRIVTQVESHRFDGGMRLTYGTLGAFLKYPWTVDYVVRGERKKFGCYQTELPLMREVANALGLIQTGENAWCRHPLVYLLEAADDICYGLIDLEDGIEMGLLNYQEVEDLLQPLLAEQWHEALQELDKADNTRRRLQMLRGQAMEAMVSAVSSAFVHQHDNLLAGELKGDIIDYCPANVQQVVHGAKKLARERIFNDSRKLAVEVGSYATLSILLDAFLRAVRECVLDGQATFRNKRVLELMGRSAPKSDWTLYQAYMRALDFIAGMTDNYAAEIARQFSGYQPPNRN
- a CDS encoding hemolysin family protein; its protein translation is MSDAFIIFVLILLSGVFAISEISLAAARKIKLRVMVEEGNVRAGEVLALQEQPGAFFAMIQIALNAIAILGGIVGEATLTPYMVQFVGIFYSGPLLDQLGFILSFTAVTSLFILFADLLPKRVGMTIPETVAIRVIRPMRFMMLLLKPLVAFFNGLTNIVLKLLKLPLQREDTVTTDDIVAMMDAGAEHGSLQEQEYHLLGNVFELEGRTVPTAMTTREHLVYFDISDSSAEISAKIVEHPHNWFLVCDGSLDRVVGAIESKEILRQVLKGEAASISNDFIERDLLFLPDTLTLAEGLNAFKTTAKPFAVVLNEYALVVGILTVKDLMNSFMGNLVVPSGEDQIIQRDSNSWLVDGSTPVVDLARALELDTDVFFDNNQYETVAGFLIYHLKRIPKRADFIVFMGIKFEAVDIDNLRVDQLLVTRLDLVKQSESGSKS
- a CDS encoding alpha/beta fold hydrolase, which encodes MSRILTDDGIELAYESIGSDDDPCIILIMGLGAQMRVWPDSLCHALVKKGFRVIRFDNRDTGDSTALDHHGTPSLVKTWLTTQFKRKAQVPYTLKDMSRDVIALMDTLEIDSAHLVGASMGGMIAQILAAKQKKRVRSLTSIMSSATSPSLPGPKLQVLLQLARRPTPFNREASIRYTMRMNRLIGSPAYPMDELELRQLAETSFERTSTPSGFKRQLVAITAAGDRSHLLRKIKVPTLVIHGSDDPLIPVRMGLATAAGIRKSKMRVIHGMGHDLPSGLVPQLSKLLSKHVKKAEKRWQRKIEKKRLKLLEHDDHHVLALPAPNDSSETKNLLNVVNIRA
- the lepB gene encoding signal peptidase I, giving the protein MDIDFPLILMIATATTGAVALVDWLWLRKQREAKAERLQQEGANVDDIDSAKEESFVVEQSKSFFPVLVIVFVLRSFVAEPFQIPSGSMEPGLITGDFILVSKFHYGLRMPVFGNTLVPIGEPERGDVMVFFPPNDPRYFIKRVIGKPGDHIEYKNRRLTINGESVPTTELGGEPSYRPTKYLGEEVHPSSTATVQWILARDTRTQQPIVWAGPEGEWDVPEGHYFMMGDNRGNSGDSRMWGFVPEKNIVGKAVAVWMHWEGWSDLPSFGRNHIIQ
- a CDS encoding glutaredoxin family protein, with the protein product MNLTRQLKGKTLDLVDRFLPVKPIVRSADEQCVLDRESRRMHLYFCRSCPSSIAVKRYCERLGLRVVEKDVERVNAYRNELLNGGGEPRVPCLRIDGNECNDWLYNPDTILKYLQQRFSSQ
- a CDS encoding YheT family hydrolase; the encoded protein is MPLIDSSYSPPFGFSNGFVQTIFPNLFRRLRDDFFVRERIPTPDQDFLDLDWSRMGSETLVIVSHGLTGSSRGHYVLGTVLEANRHGWDALAWNYRGCSGEVNTQLRLYHSGATDDLDVVVQHALAQGYTRIHLVGFSMGGNLSLLYAGRSANSLPSEIESVSAFSVPCDLEACAYELAKPSNRIFMSRFLKELGENLKAKASQYPTHVDLNGFAKIRTFAEYDERYTAPIHGFRSAVDYWNKSSCLSYLADIRIPALMVNAQNDPFLPEQCYPRAIARSHANFYFEEPTSGGHVGFIQRNPDRVYWMEGRAMAFIREQGGHLPTPVRLAEESV